The Musa acuminata AAA Group cultivar baxijiao chromosome BXJ2-5, Cavendish_Baxijiao_AAA, whole genome shotgun sequence genomic interval actTGTAGTTGTCAAAGTGGCCTGAGATGATAAGCTTTTgtgatgtgaattacaataaaaattttatcatttataagatattttaaaaattatattttatattattgtattggtcttgtagccaacaaagtgacctagactaatgatttataaaataatattaaggaatcaATCCTAAATgctattaaggaaataatattcacaatgacacatataattaggatatttagataatctcaaatgagaatctaattcaaataattatgtaataaggtaggatgatattgttttggatattcttgcaGTTTAGAGTTGTATACCCAAAAGTAACAACTTTATTctacaaggatggtatcagtcctctaaaatgatcttgagtgaacactaggtatatcaatatttcacccaaatgtataatatagatgatatcaatagttcatcaaatttttgataaactcaaagcattaatgttattctatatttttgcagtggtacttccgcccatacattcttatgcttctagtgtccctatattctctggatcaaattattcaaaatggttagagcatgtaaaATTTACactaggtgtattagatcttgatttagcattgcttgttgaaaagcctgcagacttgactaacgaaagtactgtagaacaagttaatgaaatgaaggcttgggaaagatatgataggcttagtttaatgttcataagaatgacaattacaaataataaaaaaacttcattaccgattgtaaCTAGTAcacaggaatatttaaaggttattgaagacagatttaaatatattgataaatcattggctggcacattaatAAAAGAACTGACCATGGCtcagtatgatggcactcgaggaattcaggatcacatcctcaatatgactGACAAAGTTGCaaaacttaaaatattatgtatgaatgttgatgagtcttttcTCGTATAGTTTATTCTCAATTCCCTTCCGTCTCAGTTtgacccattcaagattcactataatacaaataaggataagtagaacttgaatgagttaactagcatgtatgttcaggaagaattaagattaaagtagAAAAGTTTATATAATGTCATGACTGCTACTTAGGGAGctggtaacaagaaaagaaaattgaagcatcatcAATTAAAGAAATTTGTCGGGTCTAGAAATGTTAAATagattaatgaaaagaaagcctttaatGTTAAGtatttcttttgtggcaagaaaggacatgtgaagaaggactacattaaacgcaagacttggtgcgaaaagaaaggtattaactcgacctttgtatgtttcgaatcaaacattatagaagttccttctaacacttggcagattgattctggtgcttcaactcatgttaccaataatatgtaGAGATTTCTTTCAATCTGGAAACTAAAAGAACATGAGaggttcatcattatgggaaatcgtcttaaagcgaaagtgatattagTGTGAACTTATCGTTTACCTTTAGAGATGGGTCATCTGATGGATCTTGTTAACACATGTTATATTTCTagtatttctagaaatttagtttctctatctaaaattgatgagttaggatattgtctttcttttggtagtggtaaactcagtatattttatgattcaataaaagttggttctgaaaTTCTGTGTAatagtttgtacagaattaatttggatcttgagtttgcaaagacattaatgaccctacaatcaagtgttggattgaaatatagtttcaataatgaaagatattctatattgtggcataggcgattggggcatatctccaaggatataattgaaagattagtaaaggataatattttagaacatttagacttcactgattttgatgtttgtatatattgcattaagggaaagcaaactaaacatataaagaaaaataccacaagaagtaaataattccttgagattattcatactaatatttgcggaccactccatatttcttgttttagtggaaaaaaatatttcatcacatttatagatgacttGTCTAGATATGGTTATGTTTATCtagtacatgaaaagtctcaaggcattaatactcttgaagtatacataaatgaggccaagagacaattagataaaaaagttaaaattgtccaataggggtggtgaattttatggtagatatgatggatctggtcagaatattagtctttttgctagattcctagaacaacgaggTATTtgcgctcaatatgcattacaagTGTGCCAAAGCAGAATGGTATTGCTGAAAGAGGAAATtatactcttatggatatggttaggagcataatgagttattcctctgtacctaAGTCGATGTGGGGAGTCGATGTGGggagaagctcttaggacagctatgtatatCTTAAACAAGGTTCCTAGTAAGTTAGTTCCATCaattccatttgagttatggatttGTAGGAAGCCTagtctgagacatttacatatttggggatgtcctgcagagacaagagtattcaatccacatgaaaagaaattagatccaagaacaatttcataatattttattggttatccaaaaaaatctaagggatatagattttattgccctaatcatagtacgaggatagtagaatctagtaatgcaaaattcctagaaaatagtaaaatcaatgggagtgaaaaatctcggaggatcaattttgatattgaggagattctggttaattctcccatatcatctcctattcaagaaattgttattcctcaaatcaatgagagtattgatgagggtaaacaacaaaataacatcgaagaactctcacatgatattGATGTCGCCAATGATGATcttatagaacaatcacaattggtagatttgagaagatctcaaaggaaaaggaaacataccatttctgatgattatgtgtaTATCTACAGGAATCAGATTATGACATATGAATAAAAAGAGACactttatcgttttcacaagccataaaaagtaacgattctgaaaaatggtatgatgcaatgaaagaagagttaaaatcaatgatcCAGAATGGTGTTTGGGAACTCGTTAAATTGCCAAATAATCATAAAAGAGTTGGTTGTAACTGGGTCTTTAtgacaaaacgtgactcaacgggcaatatcgaatgatataaagccagacttgtagcTAATGGTTTTTCTtaaaaggaaggcatcgactataatgagatatTTTCTCCAGTTTTTAGAAAAGACTCATTGAGAatcatcatgatcttgaattataTAAGCTGGATGTGAAAATAACATTTTTGAATGGGGGATCTGGATGAGAAAATCTATATAGAACAACTTGAATGATTcatagaaaagagaaaagaaggatGGGCTTGTAAATTTAAGAAATTCATTTGGTCTTAAACAAGATTCTAAACCAATATAATAAgcttatataaagtttcataataccattacttccttcggatttaaggaaaatattGTTGATTAGTacatatatctgaaggtaagtgggagcaagtttattatattggtcttatatatggatgatattttacttgctagtagtgattttggtttattgcacgaaaccaagatatttctcaacaagaactttaagatggttgatatgaatgaggcagcctaTGTTTTTGGCAttaagatattcagggatagatctcaaggattattaggattatctcaaaaatgatatattaatcgtatcttggaaagatttaatatgcagctttgctcagccaatgatatATCTATTACTAGATGTGAAAAATTCAGCCAAAACCAATGCCCGCAAAATGACTtacaaaagaatcaaatgaaaaatATTCCTTATGAGTTCACAATTAGAAGTcttttatatgctcaaacctgtataagaccagatatcagttttgcagttgcaatgttgggaagataccaaagcaacccaggaatgaaacattggaaagctacaaagaaagtaatgagatatctgcaagggacgaaagattatacGCTTAcatataagagattaaatcagcttgaagtgataggatattcagatgctgattttgtaaattgcctcgacggtaggaagtccactttgggatttgtattcatgttagttggttgggcaatttcttggaaaagtatgAAGCAATCACTTATTGCATCATCTACAATAGAAGTTGAATttatggcatgctttgaggccacaaatcaagctttattactacaaaatttcatctcaagacttggtgtagtcgactcaattgccaggccactgaagatattttgtgataacaccgtaatagttttcttctctaagaatgacaagtactctagtagTTCCAAGctcattgagataaagtacttggtggttagagaaagagtccagaaacaacaagtgtcaattgagaacttaagCACCACTACGATGAttactgatccattgacaaaagccttatagtgtaaaatatttaaagaatatgttcttagaatggggcttgtgaacaagtcataaaagatatggtgatgcatgttcatGTGGATACTATTTacattcttcttgcttaattaaagttatttgtttctcatatcttgtttacatttatgtttatgctgtTGAATATAATAACAGGAtcgtcttgacaagataaattacaggggtcattatggactatattaggaaagactaacaatgttgtagtatatagaagggagtatgacattgatgaaatacaatcgctatgactcacattgataattagacttaatatagtattattatatttattgaacttattggtttgttttaaaattcatggtcatgtataaaatattttttaaaaattctttGAAATCCAAttacataaaattattttcaaataatttttattttatttattttgattttgaatatctcttttatatcttatcaattaaggggccaagtgaaagaatattagattttgtggcccttataattggataagatatatataatataactaattatattCTGATGAAATATTTGAACCAATAGAATAGAAGTCCATCTCGCCTATaagatcttggattaaagacggtgtctTACAGATCAAACAGAGATCTATGAACAGATGACATCAAAATGTACGTATCCTTAAACTAGATCTaagtatttgattttaatcctgaCATAAAAGAATGTGCACATGTTTAGTCCCTATAGGTCCTATCTATTTGTAAACGAGaacagagggtctaggataagataTTAGGAGATTTTCTTCCATCTAGATTATCTTCTAAAGAATTATACTCTATTCTATTgaccaaaatatttaattaattatattatatattatatttaattagaAAGGGCATAAAATCTAACTGGCTAGCGGATTTTCTTTCCTTAGCGGGCGGTTTCGGCTTGTTCTTGTAACCTGGTAGCCTCGCTCGAGGCGTGGGCGTCCGTGctaccaccggaagaagtctcGTATCCGCCTCTACCTCCACCGAGACTCGCTCCAGCACTTCCGTCGCCGTTTTTGTGATCGTGGCCGGATTTGGCTCTCCAACGAAGTCCGGAGACGACGGACTTTATAGCGAGCCGAAAATGTGATCGTTGTGTTATGTTGGTCCGTCAGGTTAGTGGaagttccagcacattgctcgatATCTGCCGTCGGATGGGTCATATCGCCACCCACGTCGTCGTCTCAATCCGGAACATTGCGTGATGGCTACCATGACGCGAATCACCACATCCCGCGAGGGCGAGCGGGGAGGTGTCGGCGTGGGCCACGTGGCTGGACATCAAATCCTCCCGTGCCCCTTATTTATTTCGTCATGTCCCATCACTTTTCACGTCACGGAGGCGGTTCGGACGATTTATGCGTAAAAGCCACAAGTTTTAGGATTTTTTTGGTCAGCCTTCTTTTTTCAAAGAATTACCGTagagtatttttttaaaaaaataaattatcttaAAAATTGTGACAGAGTTGTCTAACGTGTAAGAGCTTGAACCTGTTGAAATGTTTGTTTAGGTCTATGTGCATTATTTACTATAAATGGTTTTCATGGAAatgtagaaaaaaatatttatgtgtaTTATTTATTCTTATACATCAACAACACACTTCAATATTGATAATGAAGTACAATAAAAACAAATTTTTATTAGTTATACCTATTTTCAATAGCTTTTCACAAATAGATATAACtaagatatttttttcaaattcaTTTAAAATAAGAACAAATTTCTtataataaatagcacatattttCGTTTTCTTTTCCCATAGCATCTTCATGTTGATTTTTTCTGCACTCACATATTtttcaattaaataaaaattcttttatctttttcctaCTCAGTCAATTAAACCAATCTATACAAATTAACTGATTTAATCAACCCAAAATATtccattggtccaaataaataatatcaaaaaataaataaaattaatatatacttatatttatcgaaaaatataaaaattaatgttaaaattataaataatgaaaatacaataaataaatttatgtttTTTAATATTAAGTAaactatcatataataatattatttatatattaaataaataataataaaataaaatatccaaATCTTTATAAATCCTTGAAAATTACTTTGTgactaaatgattttttttcctatttataagcctctaaaatatatttttttaatttcaatccTAGAAAAAGTTAAATTTATGGTATTTTTAGTTTTACCCAATTTACAACCACATTCGATTGAAAAATACAAGAATATtatcaataaattttatttttttattttttgagcccTAAGTTACATTTTTTTAATTAGATTACAGTATTTATGGTGCTATTCAAAAAACAATATAAcaacattaaaaaatatataattcatgCATAATTTTCTGAAAAAAATTCCAAACAATACgaaattttctatttttatttttgaccaATTTAAGTTAGAATTATAAGGTTTTAGTCATTTTTTTAGGAAACCTTGGAAATGTTAGTGAAGTCTTAAACGTTcacttttttctatttttggGCTAATACCTATTTTTAGTTTATTCAGTacttaaaaggttgattttttttattttttatttttggccaaTTTAAGCAGAAATTTCAAGGTTTATTTTGCCAAAGTTTCATGAAACCTTCGAAATATCTTATGAAGGCCTAaatatctttttttgtttttagcCTTTAAAAAACCTTTTCAAGTAATTTGACCATTAAATGTTTgaaatgttatttttattttattttttttcaattttaggTGAATTTAGTATAAAATTGGCCATAAAATATAAAAGTAAATAATATATTCGACATCCAACTTACCCAAATTTTAAATGGGATTTTCCTATCTTGAAGTCCTAATTAAAAATAGCATGATCACATTAAAAAAACAGtggttaaaatttaaaaaaaatactatttaaaaataaataattatccaTTTTCATCCAAAAGTccgaattgattttttttattttcagttaATTCTTAAAAggctacaattttttttttttttaccaatttAGGCTAAAATCATGAATTTTTGGCCAAAATTTTCATGAAATATTGTTAATGTCTAATGAAGCCTTAAATGgcatcttttaatatttttaggtcTTTAATGTAtcccaaatttttaatttttaatttttaactaaTTTAAGCCAAAATTACTAGGTTTTTTTACTGAAAAGTTTTATATaatcttgaaaatattttatgaaggCCGAAATGATCAATTTGTTCGACCTATTCTCATGGGACAAAAATGCCCAACTAACGCTATTAGGTAAAGATGTTTCTAACGCACTTTGGTTAGCCACACTCTCCAACCCACTCAATCAAATCAACTGAAGAAAAAGGCTAACACGCCTGATGAGTCCACCTAGTGCATAAGAATTAAAGCGACTAACGTGTTTGTTTACATAGGACATTAGCAATAAAAATAAAAGTAAGGATACATTTTAATCGagcaaaaatattttataatatatgatatatttatttCAATGTATTATCATTAAgtatctaatatatttttaacTTTATACCAAGCATCTTCTCGTTCATGGTGTCCACTTAGGACATGGCATCAAAGCTTCGAACACACTCAAACTATATAAAATATGTGTGCTTCGAATACACTTTTAACTATATAAAATATACCTAGATGCATAATTTATCTATCCAAAACTAAAGTATCTAAGATCCTGATGTCTCTAATAGAGCAATAAATTTCTCCACACATATGATACATTTGACCAGATATAATAAACATCAAAGAATGTGATCAATCAATGCCCAAAGCTTTCCCTTGTGCATGATGCATATGACCTCACTAAAAGATATCAAAAACACTTGATTCGACCCCAAAAGTTCAAAGCATCTCTTGTCTGATCTACCAATCTTAACTAGGCAAGGACATCACCGACACCCATTGCATGCATATATGATGAAAGCATATGAAGCATGCTTTAATTATTTTTGATACGCACAATAGCTATCAAGATCTTGAGATAAATGTTGTGCTCCAATATGAACCAGTTCTTACCCTGAAGCACAATGAAGAGAAaataataacttttttttttttttcttgttaatcGAGGTCTAACACACATAACTCAGTTATGGCATCTAAGAGAAATATACTCTCATTCAAATACTTGATGTTATGTATttgatgatgaatataaaatAGCACTATGTAAAATGATCTTTTTTCAAGTATGTTTTGAGCCCAAACTTACCGAATGAATATCAAACACTCAAATGCTTGTAACGAATAAATGCAAAATCATTGTCATTGGAAGATTATTGGCATGGTATCAATTATTTGTGATGGGAGTTTGTATGATGTCTTCCTCATTATAGTGGccatgattataaaaataatatgaaaagcTTGATGATTTTGTTGCTCCTCGTCTTGAATTAGGTCCgaacttttttaaatttaattaattattttttaatgaatccaattatttattattgaagatAACATTATCCACCCTCCAGAAGGAGCCTAGCAAATTATTTCTTTTGTTGTTCAGGTGTTGCACATTGGGAGGAGCAAACGAAGAAGTATTTTGTAATTTATTTTGTGTGATATTATTTAgtgataaatttatataaaatatttttttaatttatatatggaGTTAGATATACTTAAATGTTGtgtattgtattttttttttttataaatgattacGTTGATAAATGAATGTGAGTGTCTTATGAAATTGTCGTGagttatgattgtcatatttattcttataattatCATCCACAGGGTGAAATGTTATTAATTACTATAGTTATTATGCAAAATTTCACTCCCCACCTCTTGTGTTATCATTTTCTTTGattcattaatttttaaatacaCAACACCACTtccattattttatttttttttaaagtaaaagTAAGGTTAGGATACTCAGGTATAATAAATACACTATGCCCTTAGATATTTTGAGGATaggatattttaaaatttaaaaatataattatttttttaattatgattattaatGCGACAAATAATTGAGAAAACTTCAACTAGAAGAGAAATAAGTTTCTGCCACCAAAACTATTAGGaagctcttttttttttactttacatCTTGTAAATACacaaataatttaattatatataattgaaattaaatttgtcaaagtgACATAAACGGAATCCACAAATCATTGTTAGATGAAGTCAACAACTCGTCAATCATTCTTCGAGAAGCAAAGTCTGTGACACCAAAGAGGACCGAATTCGTAAATAAACTATGCGCGCGGTCATTCAGGTAAGCTCCCAAACCATTAAACCATCAAAACAATGAAATCAAGATTCAATATGGATTTATCCAAATCACGATGAATACGCAAAAATGATAGTAGAAACTTCGCTTGAAGAAAGCACAACCATTTGTCAATGTTTGTGTTTGATCGATCGGTAAGGCCGCCGTAGCTATCAAATGGAAAGTGTCAACAAAGGAGAAGTAGACATAAACGATTAATGATTATACATAAGCCACAATACAATACGGCTGGCCAAAACCATTCAAATAAATGCTTTATATAGGAAGCATTGCGACGCTACAATAGCAGCAGTAGCCATCAGATAATGTCAACAAGTATAGCAAGAGTCAGAATATCCCCTCATCTTTTGCCCCTTTCCGAAACAGCGTAATTGAAGGCCCGTAACAGCACCTCATGCAATCTGTCTACGTTCAGGCTTACGTTCTGGCCCTCGAGATACACGTTCTTGGTCACTTCCCATCCCCTACCTTTCAGAAAACCCTCGGGGTCCTTCACCACCGGATCTCCTTCCCCGTACTTGTAATACAATGAACTCTCCGTTGGGAGGACCTTGTATTCCACATACCTCAGTCCCATCGCCACCGCCGGCTCCCCGAAGCAGATCCGCGCTACCTTTTCGGCCCCAAGTGGCACGATCTGGATGAACAGCGCGCCAGGCCTCATGAACAGGAAATGAGTCAGAGCAGCCCCATGCACTCCCATCATCACATCGCAGGAGCTGAGCGTATTGTACATCCTACGCAGCGGCATCGTCTCCGCTGGCCTCAACACTTCCACCTGGAACCCTATCTGCTCCCCTACTTTCACCACTTCTGCCTCGTTCTCCATCGTCCTGGTCCCACTTCGAGACACTACCACCAGCTTTGGGGAGTTGGGCGTCGGTGGACTGCCCCCCACTTCCGTCTTTGGCTTGTAGGCGTCCCGGAGCATGTGTAACAAGTCCCGGATGCTACTGTTCTCACTCGACCTTGAGGCATCGATGGAAAGCATGCCTTGGTACCGGAGGCCCACGATGGCGCCGGGGAAGCAGTGGGTCCGCGTGTCGTTCGAGAAATCGACTGGGGGGTAGTCAGACAGCTGAGCCAGGATCTCCTTGTACTTGGAGGACCACCAATCCCTGTACTGAAGAACCACGAGTGCCACCCGGCGGCGGAGGTGATGTGAGGTGATGTAGAGAGGAACGATGCCATCGTTGAAGTCATGGAACACGTTGCCGGTGTACCCACCGGCGAAGAAAACAAGCGCCGGCACATCATGCCGTACTTGGCATGGCAGGGAAGCGTCGGCGCCGGAGGTGGTGCGAAGATGGAGCTCCGGGATTCTGCTTTTGATCGCCGCATCCCATTTGCGGGTATACGGGCTTATACTTTCCTCCTGCAGAGCGACGGAGTCGTTGTTGCAGGCGCCCGGAAGATGGAGAAAgatggaggaggacgaggagtgcGTTCGGACGTCGCCTCGAACGAAACAGATGTCGCTGTGGGAGTCGGTGCGATCGCAGCAGATGGCGTTGCTCTGGAGCGAGGAGCACGGGCCATGGCTATAGCTGTTGAGGTTGAGAACGGTATCGGTTTCTACCTGTGGCGCAGCGTAAAAGTTGATGTAAGAGGAGAAGCCAAAGAAGAAGCGAGAGGCGAGCAACAGATTGCAACATATGAGGGAGACGAGGAAGAGGCATTGGAGAGGGCGAGGTTCGGTCCTTCTGGCAGAGGCGG includes:
- the LOC103998343 gene encoding xylan glycosyltransferase MUCI21-like: MTNNHRNQYLHPNSASARRTEPRPLQCLFLVSLICCNLLLASRFFFGFSSYINFYAAPQVETDTVLNLNSYSHGPCSSLQSNAICCDRTDSHSDICFVRGDVRTHSSSSSIFLHLPGACNNDSVALQEESISPYTRKWDAAIKSRIPELHLRTTSGADASLPCQVRHDVPALVFFAGGYTGNVFHDFNDGIVPLYITSHHLRRRVALVVLQYRDWWSSKYKEILAQLSDYPPVDFSNDTRTHCFPGAIVGLRYQGMLSIDASRSSENSSIRDLLHMLRDAYKPKTEVGGSPPTPNSPKLVVVSRSGTRTMENEAEVVKVGEQIGFQVEVLRPAETMPLRRMYNTLSSCDVMMGVHGAALTHFLFMRPGALFIQIVPLGAEKVARICFGEPAVAMGLRYVEYKVLPTESSLYYKYGEGDPVVKDPEGFLKGRGWEVTKNVYLEGQNVSLNVDRLHEVLLRAFNYAVSERGKR